The Faecalibacterium sp. I3-3-89 sequence CTCGACCCCGACAGGGACGTGAAGATCGAGTATTACAGCGAGGCCTCTGAGGTCACGGCCCAGATGGCCGCTGCCAAGAAGGACGCCATCGCCGTTCTGCCCCAGCCTTACGTCACTGCCGCCCAGATGAAGGACAGCAGCCTCCGCGTCGTCCTTGACCTGACCCGCGAGTGGAACAAGATCTGCGATACCCAGCTCATTACCGGCGTCACCGTGGTGCGCACCGAGTACGCCAAAAAGAACCCGGACGTCATCGCCGCCTTCCTGACCGACTACCAGAAGAGCGTCAAGGCTGCGAATGAGGACATCGACGGAACTGCCGCCCTGTGTGAGCAGGTCGGCGTGGTGGCCAAGGCGGCGATCGCCAAAAAGGCCCTGCCCAAGTGCAATATCGTCTACCGCAACGGCGAGGAAATGAAGAAGGACATCTCCGCCTATCTGCAGGTGCTCTACGATGCCTCGCCCGCTTCTGTGGGCGGCAAGCTGCCGGACGATGGCTTCTACTACACCGAGCCGTCCGTCCTCCGCAAGGTCATGGCGGCCATCCGCAACTCTGCAAAGTAAGTTTTGCAACGAAAAACTGCCGCACAGCTGTACGGCAGTTTTTTCACGTTATAAGACGAGGCCGGCACCGATGCCGATGAGGGCCGGGAGCAGCCAGCCGAAGCCGAGGCCGCTCAGAGGCAGGGCGTTCATGAACCCGGAGAGAGGGCCGAAGGGCAGGGCGGCGGGGATGCTCTGGAGGGCGGTAAAGAGGACGCCCAGCCGCCAGACCGGAGGGCGCTGGAACCGTTCCGGCAGAAACTCCACCACGATGAGGATGATGGCGATGGGGTAGATGGCGTTCAGCACCGGGACAGAGAGACTCAGGATGTCCGCAAGGCCGATGTTGGCCAGAAGCATACTCATCAGTGCGAAGAAGGCCGCGATGGCAGGGTAGGACAGCCGGGGCAGCAGCTCATGGAAGTATTCGCCCACGCTGGCGATGAGTCCTACGCAGGTGTTGAAGCAGGCGATGACGAAGATGGCGGCTAACAGCACCTGTCCCACCCGGCCGAACAGGCCGTCGGCCAGCGCTGTCAGGACGGCCGCGCCGGTGTCACAGCCGGGGAACGCTGCCCCCGAGATGCCGCCGATGTGGGTCAGCATGGCGTAGACCACCAGCAGCATCCCGCCTGCGACGAGCCCGGCCCGGATGGTGCCCCGCCGCACGGCGGCTTCTTCCGTGATGCCGACGGCCTGTATATTCAGGGCGATGACGGCTCCGAAGTTGAGCGCCGCCAGCGCGTCCATGGTCTGGTAGCCGTCCAATATTCCCTGCGCGGCGGGGAGGGCGGCGTAAGCCGCAGTGGGCACGCCGTAGCCGGAGGCAGCAGGGCGGAGGAGGCAGCCCGCGAACAGCACCACGATGAGCACCAGCAGGGCGGGGCAGAGGATGCGGCCCAGCCGCTGGGTCAGCTTTTCGGGCCGGAGGGCCACAAAGTACGCTGCCGTAAAGAATACAAGGGAGTAGAGAAACTGCCCCAGCGTGCTCCGCCCCACCAGAGGGGTCAGCATCTCAAAGGAGGTGCTGGCCGTGCGGGGGATGGCGAGGCAGGGGCCGATGGACAGGTAGACCAGCACAGCGAACACCTGCGCAAAGCGGGGATGCACCCGCCCGGCCAGCACGGGCAGACCGCCCGCCCGCGCCACCGCCGCCACGCCCGCGATGGGCAGGCCGATAGCACTGACGGCAAAGCCTGCGAAGGCGAGCCAGAGCGCCGTCCCGGCCTGTGCGCCGAGGAAGGGCGGAAAGATGAGGTTGCCCGCCCCGAAGAACATCGAGAACAGGGTAAACCCCACCAGAAAGAGCTTTTTGCCCCGGAGGGCCTGCGTGGATTCGTGCATGGTCATCTCTCCCAGTCGTGCGCAGGAGCGCGTAAAATATGAAACACGGATTGCTTTATTACAGTGTAGAGTTTTATCCCCTTCATGTCAAGAGAAGAAAAGATGAAGGATTGTATTCTTTCACATGATGTGATATTCTGAAAGCGAAAAAAGAAGAGGAGCAGAGAAACAGATGGAAAAAACAAAAAAGCGCCGCCTTCAGCTCTTGGCGGCGTCGGTCTTCTGGCTGGGCGTCTGGCAGGCGGCGGCAATGGCCATCGGGCAGGAGGTCTTTCTGGTCTCGCCGGTGCAGGCGCTGGGGACGCTGGTACAGCTTCTGCCGCAGGCGGAGTTCTGGCAGCGGGTGGCGTTCAGCGCCGGGCGCATCCTGCTGGGCTTCGGGCTGGGTGCACTGTCCAGTACCGTGCTGGCGGTGGCGGCGGAAAAATGGGAGTGGGTGGACGCCCTTCTCGCCCCGGTGATGCAGCTGGTCAAGGCCACCCCGGTGGCCAGCTTCATCATTCTGGCGCTGGTGTGGGTCAGCGGCTCGTCCCTGTCGGTCCTCATCAGCTTCCTGATGGTGCTGCCCGTCCTCTACGGCGCGGTGCGCACCGGCATCGGGAGCGCCGACCGCCGGCTTCTCGAGATGGCGCAGGTGTTCCGCCTGCCGCTGGGGCGGCGTCTGCGGGCCGTCTGGCTCCCGGCGGTGCTGCCTGCGTTCCGGCAGGGGTGCAGTGTGGCGCTGGGCATCTGCTGGAAGAGCGGCGTGGCGGCGGAGGTCATCGGCCTGCCCGATGGCAGCATCGGCGACGCCCTCTATCGGGCGAAGATCACCCTCTCTACCGGGGAGCTGTTCGCATGGACCTTCGTCATCATCCTGTTGAGCGCGGTGTTCGAAAAGCTCTTCCTCGCCCTGCTGGACAGGGCGGTGACGGCAGTTCTGGGCGAAGAGGGGGCATAAAAATGGGAGAATATCATAACAAACTGGAAATAAAGAACCTGACAAAACGATTCGGAGAGAAAACGCTCTTCGAAGGTCTGTCCCTGACGGTGGACGGCCCGGCGGTGCTCTGGGCACCCAGCGGCTGGGGCAAGACGACCCTGCTGCGCATCCTAATGGGGCTGGAAGTGCCCACCTCCGGTAGCGTGGAGGGGGTGGGCCGGGTCGGCGTGGTCTTTCAGGAGGACCGGCTCTGCCCCCAGCTCACCCCAGAGGAAAATGTGGCGCTGGTGCTCCCGGCGGAGCAGTACAAGGCAAAAACGCAATACAAAGAGCAGATAAGGAAAGACCTTATACAGCTTGGACTCGATGATGAGGCCCTCGCCCTGCCGGCCCGGAAGCTCTCCGGCGGCCAGAAGCGGCGCACCGCCCTCCTGCGTGCCCTCTGGGCCGAGAGTGACACCCTCCTGCTGGACGAGCCGTTCACCGGGATGGACCCCGCCGCCATGAAAAAGGCCGCAGCCATGCTCAAAGCACGCTGCGGCGCAAAGCCCGCCCTGCTGGCGACCCACGACCAAGCGGCCATCCGGGAGCTGGGGTGGAGGGTCATTGAATTGGGGTAGGGCGATTGTAATTTGAAAGAATTTATGCTATGCTAGGAATGCAGTCTCCGGACTGCAAAGGTGTTGCCTCAAACGCAGGCGGCGAACGCTCCTTACCGATGCGCTCTTGTTTAACTTTCGAGTGAACAGGCATCGGGAGAGCGGCTTTTTTGGCGCATACTCCCGATGTTCTGGCAGAAGGAGGGATAGCGCATGACTCTGTCCGAGGTTTTGCTGCTGTTGACGCTCGTCTTCAGCGTAGCCTATGGTGTCTTCGACATTACATGGAAAATCAGCCATGACGACAAAGATCATAAAAACAAAAAAGACTGACCGCCACCTACTTCCCCAAGTATGCCGGTCAATCTTTTTTGCTCGCGTATGGTAAGGAGCTAGCCGTTTTTGGGGCAGCACCTTTTGTATTTCTAGTATATGCGTTTTAACGTGGATTGTCAAGGAGAAAGCTGTATGAAAGGATCGATCTTCCACAAAATGCAGACGAGCACCTGCTGGATCGTCTGTCTCGTACTGCTTGGCGTCTACCTCTTCGCCGCCCTCCGTCCGGGGGTCTGGCTGCGGGACGCCTTTTTGTACCGGCAGGCAGACGGCAGCTTTTCGGGCAAGGATGCCTATGCGGCCTACACCCTGCAGCTTTCCGGGACGGAGAGCGAAGCCGAGGCAGCGTTCACGCTGGACGGAGAGACGAGGCATTACCGCATCGAGGCGAAGGACAGCACAGAGGTAAAGCTCTATCAGGACGGGGCGCTTGTCTTTGACGGGAGTGCACTGGGCGACCCCGGGGATGCCATCCTCTGGCGGGAGGACGACGGGGGCTTGGCCGACGAGGTGAAGGTCATCGTCAATGGCGAATACCAGAAAGATGACCTCTGGCCCAGCTGCGGCTGGCTCTATAATGTGGCCGTCGGCGGACGGCGGGAGACCCGGGGCAGCGTGGCTCTCCTGCTGCCGATGGGGGCGCTGGCGCTGCTGCTGTTTCTGGACCTCCGCTTCCCGCTGCTGTTCTGGAATCTCCGCCACGGGCTGGAGGTATCCGGCGGCGAGCCGACCGACTGGTACTACTCGATGCAGCGGATGGGCCGCATCACCGACATCGTTGGAATTTTTGTGCTGGCGGCCCTGAGCTTTGCCCTCCACTGAGGCTCACAACAGCTCGGCGAGGATGCTGTTCTGCACGATAAGCCCGGCGGGGGTGAGGGCGAGGGTGCGGCCGTCGAAGCTGGCGTAGCCGCTCTTCACACAGTTTTGCACGAAAGCCCGCTGTGCGCTGGAAAGCTCCCTGCCATAGCGTTTTTTGTATTCGTCGAGGTTCAGGCCCTTGCGGAGACGGAGTTGTAAGATGAGATAATCTTCCGCCCCGCAGCCGCCGTCCATGACCGGCGCGGCCTCGTCCCGCAGGAAAGCCTCGGTGTCGGCCGGGTAGTAGAACCGTTTGCCGCCCATGCAGGAGTGGGCGGCGGGGCCGATGCCCAGATAGTCACCGCAGTCCCAGTAGATGAGGTTGTGCTTCCCCTCATAGCCGGGGCGGGCGAAGTTCGAGATCTCGTACTGCAGATACCCGTGGTGCTCCAGCTGCTCGACGGCGTAGAGGTAGAAGTCCGCCGCCTCGTCGGAGGTGGGCAGACCCTCGGGGGGCGTCCGGCCAAAGGCAGAGTCCGGCTCTATCTTTAAGAGGTAGGCCGAAATATGCGTCGCGCCGCCCTCCTCGATAAGCTCCAGCGTCTCGTCGAACTCGGCCTGCGTATAATGGGGCAGGGCCAGCATGATGTCGCCGCTGATGTTCTCGAACCCGGCCCGGCGTGCGGCGGCAAAGGCCGCACGGGCCTGCTTTGCGGTGTGGGGACGGCCCAGCGTCTTGAGCTGGCTGTCCCGGGCCGACTGGACGCCGAAGGAGATGCGGTTGACGCCTGCGGCGCGGAACGCCCGGAGGGACGCCTCCGTCACCGTCTCGGGGTTCGCTTCCAGCGTGATCTCTGCCCCCGGCAGGGGCTGGGCGGCGTCGATGAGGCGGGCAGCGTCTGCGGGGGCGAGGAGGCTGGGGGTGCCGCCGCCGAAATAAAGGGTGTCCGGCCGCAGGGGGGCGTCCGGCGCAAAGCGGGAAAGCTCCCGCAGCAGAGCGTCCACATAGGCGCGGGGCACGCCGCGCTGGCCGGGGGCAGAGTAGAAATCGCAGTACCGGCATTTGGAAAAACAGTAGGGAATATGCAGATAAAGTCCGAGGGACATCAAATATCACAGCCTTTTTCATGAATCGTTCATTTCTATGCAGTATACTATATTTCGTAGACCGGGGCAAGGCCGAGGCCGATGCCCTGATTTTGAATGGAGGATTCCCTATGGATTACAACAACTATGACCGCGGCTATGCGGAGCCTTCGATGAGCGCATCGGACTATATGACCCGCACCTACCGCTGGATGGCCGGCGGCCTGCTCGTCACCTTCGCAATGGCCTATATCACGGCGACCACGCCGCTCATTTATCTGGTCGATTCCCTCTACTTCCTGCTTACCATCGCCGAGCTGGCGCTGGTGTTCATGCTCAGCGCCCGGGTGCAGAGGATGTCCATCGACGGGGCGCGGGCCGCATTCTTTGGCTACGCCATCCTCAACGGCATGGTGCTGAGCTACTATTTCCTGCTCTTCTCGGTGGGCACTCTGGTCATGGCTTTCCTCGCCACGGCGGTCTATTTCGGCCTTATGGCCGTGTACGGCACCACCACCCATAAGGACCTCACCGGCTGGGGTCCCCGTTTGATGATGGCTCTGGTGGCCATGATCGTCACCAGCCTCGTGGGCGCGCTCTTCGGCTTTGGCTTCGGTGCCTCGGTGCTCTACTGCGGCATCGGTCTGGTGGTGTTCATGCTGCTCACCGCCTACGACACCCAGAAGCTGCGCCAGATCTACGCCTACTACGCAGGCGACGCCGAGATGGCCGAGAAGGCTTCCATCTACGGCGCACTGACCCTCTATCTGGACTTCATCAACATCTTCCTGTATGTTGTCCGCCTGCTGGGCATGAACAGCCGCAGCCGCAACAACTGATGAACATGACCTGCTTTTTCTGCAAGGGCGAGATGAAGCCCGGCACGACTATCCACACCGTACAGCTAAAGAACTGTGTCGTTGTCATCAAAAATGTTCCCTGTATGAAGTGTGAACAGTGCGGTGAGGTCGTTCTGTCGGCAGACACGATAGAAAAGATAGAGCGTATTTTGCAGACCGTCGAAAAGGCTGTGGCAGAGATCACGGTCGTAAACTTCCCGGATTGTGCTGCATAAAAAATAAGGGAGCCGCCGTGCAGAGCGTTTGCACGGCGGCTCTTTTTGTCAGAATGCCTGCTTTGAATCATGATAACTGTGCGATTTGCCAAAAATCGAGGAAAAGGTTGACAGAATTCGGGGGGGGGGTAAAATTTGTGTGGTGATGCGGCGGACGATGTTTGCGGCAGCATCACACAAGGCTTATTTTTATTGAGGAGGGGTTTCGAATGAAACTGTTCAAAAAGGTTCTCGCCGCCGCCCTTGCGGGTGTGCTGGCGCTGTCCGTCCTGACGGGCTGCAACAACAGCAATAGTGTGGCTACCGTGAAAATGCTCGATGCGCTGAATGACTGGTCAAGATTTTATGGTGAGGGTATTACCTTCGAAAAGGGCGATGAAAAATTGCAGGCTCAGGTAAACGATTTGGTGGAAATCGTGGATGACGCCGGTAAGAAAATCAATTTTCAAGGTGGCGAGGACATCGATGAAATGTACTGGGCCATCGTGAACGATGGCGCTGCAAAGCTGAAGCTGAAGGATTGGGCAAAGCAGTTCTCCAAAGCAACCATTGATGATGAGAATTCGCCGCTGTATGAGTTTGGCTTTGTCGATATTAGCACAACTTTGTCTGCAAGCAGCAGCCAGAATATTTACTACGCGCTTCAACTGATGGAGAACCGCTTGGACGACGAAATCAATCCGCCTGCCACAGTTAAGGATTCTGAGCGGAACCGTAATTGGACCGATGGTGACAAATTTTATGTTGCCGTTGCTACCGGTGAAATTAACGGTAAGAAGT is a genomic window containing:
- the hemW gene encoding radical SAM family heme chaperone HemW — encoded protein: MSLGLYLHIPYCFSKCRYCDFYSAPGQRGVPRAYVDALLRELSRFAPDAPLRPDTLYFGGGTPSLLAPADAARLIDAAQPLPGAEITLEANPETVTEASLRAFRAAGVNRISFGVQSARDSQLKTLGRPHTAKQARAAFAAARRAGFENISGDIMLALPHYTQAEFDETLELIEEGGATHISAYLLKIEPDSAFGRTPPEGLPTSDEAADFYLYAVEQLEHHGYLQYEISNFARPGYEGKHNLIYWDCGDYLGIGPAAHSCMGGKRFYYPADTEAFLRDEAAPVMDGGCGAEDYLILQLRLRKGLNLDEYKKRYGRELSSAQRAFVQNCVKSGYASFDGRTLALTPAGLIVQNSILAELL
- a CDS encoding ATP-binding cassette domain-containing protein; translation: MGEYHNKLEIKNLTKRFGEKTLFEGLSLTVDGPAVLWAPSGWGKTTLLRILMGLEVPTSGSVEGVGRVGVVFQEDRLCPQLTPEENVALVLPAEQYKAKTQYKEQIRKDLIQLGLDDEALALPARKLSGGQKRRTALLRALWAESDTLLLDEPFTGMDPAAMKKAAAMLKARCGAKPALLATHDQAAIRELGWRVIELG
- a CDS encoding type II toxin-antitoxin system MqsA family antitoxin — translated: MNMTCFFCKGEMKPGTTIHTVQLKNCVVVIKNVPCMKCEQCGEVVLSADTIEKIERILQTVEKAVAEITVVNFPDCAA
- a CDS encoding ABC transporter substrate-binding protein; its protein translation is MKKLTSLLLSAVLLVSMLACGASAKTNTKVRIAGLKGPTTMGLVNLLSMEKEGTASLDYDLQLYGAADEIVPKLIKGDLDMAAIPANLAATLYQKTNGGIQVMAVNTLGVLYVVEKGDTVHSFADLKGRTILSTGKGTTPEYVLRYLLRKNGLDPDRDVKIEYYSEASEVTAQMAAAKKDAIAVLPQPYVTAAQMKDSSLRVVLDLTREWNKICDTQLITGVTVVRTEYAKKNPDVIAAFLTDYQKSVKAANEDIDGTAALCEQVGVVAKAAIAKKALPKCNIVYRNGEEMKKDISAYLQVLYDASPASVGGKLPDDGFYYTEPSVLRKVMAAIRNSAK
- a CDS encoding ABC transporter permease codes for the protein MEKTKKRRLQLLAASVFWLGVWQAAAMAIGQEVFLVSPVQALGTLVQLLPQAEFWQRVAFSAGRILLGFGLGALSSTVLAVAAEKWEWVDALLAPVMQLVKATPVASFIILALVWVSGSSLSVLISFLMVLPVLYGAVRTGIGSADRRLLEMAQVFRLPLGRRLRAVWLPAVLPAFRQGCSVALGICWKSGVAAEVIGLPDGSIGDALYRAKITLSTGELFAWTFVIILLSAVFEKLFLALLDRAVTAVLGEEGA
- a CDS encoding Bax inhibitor-1/YccA family protein; protein product: MDYNNYDRGYAEPSMSASDYMTRTYRWMAGGLLVTFAMAYITATTPLIYLVDSLYFLLTIAELALVFMLSARVQRMSIDGARAAFFGYAILNGMVLSYYFLLFSVGTLVMAFLATAVYFGLMAVYGTTTHKDLTGWGPRLMMALVAMIVTSLVGALFGFGFGASVLYCGIGLVVFMLLTAYDTQKLRQIYAYYAGDAEMAEKASIYGALTLYLDFINIFLYVVRLLGMNSRSRNN
- the brnQ gene encoding branched-chain amino acid transport system II carrier protein, coding for MHESTQALRGKKLFLVGFTLFSMFFGAGNLIFPPFLGAQAGTALWLAFAGFAVSAIGLPIAGVAAVARAGGLPVLAGRVHPRFAQVFAVLVYLSIGPCLAIPRTASTSFEMLTPLVGRSTLGQFLYSLVFFTAAYFVALRPEKLTQRLGRILCPALLVLIVVLFAGCLLRPAASGYGVPTAAYAALPAAQGILDGYQTMDALAALNFGAVIALNIQAVGITEEAAVRRGTIRAGLVAGGMLLVVYAMLTHIGGISGAAFPGCDTGAAVLTALADGLFGRVGQVLLAAIFVIACFNTCVGLIASVGEYFHELLPRLSYPAIAAFFALMSMLLANIGLADILSLSVPVLNAIYPIAIILIVVEFLPERFQRPPVWRLGVLFTALQSIPAALPFGPLSGFMNALPLSGLGFGWLLPALIGIGAGLVL